One Clostridium estertheticum DNA segment encodes these proteins:
- a CDS encoding 2-oxoacid:acceptor oxidoreductase subunit alpha produces the protein MIYNLLIGGAAGQGMETIASVLVKLLKRKGFSAFTLQDYMSRVRGGHNFFQIRFGNEEINSHSDKIDGIIALNSETISLHIDNLNENGFIIVDEEIEYNDDRVLSLPLKTIAKQVGNPRVFGNVALGAIMKLFKLDLKYVEDLLNETFKPEIAKQNILAFEEGYKLTQSKFPIVTKHKDNSILINGNEAIALGALAAGCKFYSAYPMTPSTSIMNYLSSKIKQAEIVVEQAEDEIAAINMAIGASYAGARAMTASSGGGFALMVEALGLSSMLEVPLVVAEIQRPGPTTGFPTRTEQSDLKFVITCSQGEFPRMVIALKNPEDSFYQTVRAFNLADKYQIPVILLGDQYLADCQRTIKPFDFSSVKIERHLSDDDYLDGKEYKRYEITESGISPRIIPGGISHNFVMVDSDEHDEYGHITESASVRVQMNDKRLRKMELLKKELIEPEFIGKDDFDTLLVGWGSLHSPIMEAVKLLNEDGKTKYSALIFGDVWPFPENLIKEKSSKAKKIINIEQNATGQLASLIRENTGIEFKSSILKYDGRPISAEEIYDKLKEVK, from the coding sequence ATGATTTATAATCTTCTAATTGGAGGCGCTGCAGGTCAAGGAATGGAGACCATCGCTTCAGTGCTTGTAAAACTACTTAAAAGAAAAGGATTTAGTGCTTTTACGTTGCAGGATTACATGTCACGTGTTAGAGGTGGACATAACTTTTTTCAGATTCGCTTTGGAAACGAAGAAATAAATTCTCATAGCGATAAAATAGATGGAATCATTGCTTTAAACAGTGAAACTATCTCCTTGCATATTGATAATCTCAATGAAAATGGATTCATTATTGTTGATGAAGAAATTGAATATAATGATGATAGAGTATTAAGCTTACCCTTAAAGACTATAGCAAAACAAGTAGGAAATCCAAGAGTATTTGGTAATGTTGCACTTGGTGCAATCATGAAGCTTTTCAAGCTTGATTTAAAATATGTGGAGGATTTACTCAATGAAACATTTAAACCAGAAATTGCAAAGCAAAATATACTTGCTTTTGAAGAGGGATATAAACTTACCCAATCTAAATTTCCTATTGTAACTAAACATAAAGATAATAGTATATTAATAAATGGTAACGAAGCAATAGCCTTAGGCGCTTTAGCAGCTGGCTGTAAATTTTACTCCGCCTATCCTATGACACCTTCTACAAGTATAATGAATTATCTTTCTTCTAAAATTAAACAAGCTGAAATCGTAGTGGAACAAGCGGAAGATGAAATAGCAGCTATTAACATGGCTATTGGTGCATCTTATGCAGGTGCTCGCGCCATGACAGCTTCCTCCGGTGGAGGTTTCGCACTAATGGTAGAAGCACTAGGATTGTCTAGTATGCTTGAAGTGCCTCTTGTTGTGGCTGAAATACAAAGACCAGGTCCAACTACAGGATTCCCTACAAGAACTGAACAAAGCGATTTAAAATTTGTTATCACCTGTTCGCAAGGAGAATTTCCAAGGATGGTTATTGCATTAAAAAATCCTGAGGATTCTTTTTATCAAACTGTAAGAGCATTTAATTTGGCAGATAAATATCAGATACCAGTTATACTCCTAGGTGATCAATATCTTGCAGATTGCCAGAGAACTATAAAACCTTTTGATTTTAGCTCAGTTAAAATCGAAAGACATTTAAGTGATGATGATTATTTAGATGGCAAAGAATATAAAAGATATGAAATAACAGAATCAGGCATTTCACCTCGAATAATTCCAGGTGGCATATCTCATAATTTTGTTATGGTGGATAGTGATGAACATGATGAATATGGACATATAACTGAATCTGCCTCTGTTAGAGTTCAAATGAATGATAAGAGGCTAAGAAAAATGGAACTTTTGAAAAAGGAATTAATTGAACCAGAATTTATTGGAAAAGATGACTTTGATACCTTACTTGTTGGCTGGGGTTCTCTGCACAGTCCAATAATGGAAGCCGTAAAACTCTTAAATGAAGATGGTAAAACCAAATATTCTGCATTGATTTTTGGAGATGTTTGGCCATTCCCAGAAAATTTAATTAAAGAAAAGTCAAGTAAGGCAAAAAAAATAATTAATATTGAACAAAATGCTACTGGGCAATTAGCTTCACTTATTAGAGAAAACACAGGTATAGAGTTCAAAAGTAGTATTTTAAAATATGACGGAAGGCCAATCTCGGCTGAAGAAATATATGATAAGCTAAAGGAGGTAAAGTAA
- a CDS encoding flavodoxin family protein, translated as MKILIITSSPNDDGLTAACGEEAKVGVEMGSSDALTINLNTLNMSACHACGNGWGTCHDEHTCQVEDDFQKLHGKMAEADGYIIITPVYWHDMSESLKVFIDRLRRCEALNSEKSNLAGKPFICVAAPGGSGNGCISCLASIERFVDHVKGVKYDFIGVTRRNRDYKLTTIREAAKSMVKSLKL; from the coding sequence ATGAAAATATTGATAATTACTTCAAGTCCTAACGATGATGGTTTAACAGCTGCCTGCGGTGAAGAAGCAAAAGTAGGAGTAGAAATGGGCTCTTCTGACGCCTTAACTATAAATCTAAACACACTAAATATGTCAGCCTGCCATGCTTGTGGAAATGGATGGGGGACATGTCATGATGAGCATACCTGCCAGGTGGAAGACGATTTTCAAAAGTTACACGGGAAAATGGCAGAGGCAGATGGTTATATAATAATTACGCCTGTTTATTGGCATGATATGAGTGAATCACTTAAGGTGTTTATAGATAGACTTCGAAGATGCGAGGCATTAAATAGTGAGAAAAGCAATTTAGCTGGTAAACCTTTCATATGTGTAGCTGCACCTGGAGGATCTGGAAACGGATGTATTTCATGCCTTGCTTCCATTGAGAGATTTGTAGACCATGTTAAGGGTGTAAAATACGATTTTATAGGGGTAACCAGAAGAAACAGAGATTATAAGTTAACTACCATAAGAGAAGCTGCAAAAAGCATGGTGAAAAGCTTAAAGCTATAG
- a CDS encoding DUF362 domain-containing protein, with the protein MEKVALLKCTDYNVDNIEKKLREGFELLGGTPFLRTLIPENSRVLLKPNFLSVVDKGSPVITHYAIFEAIVRIVKEYSNNIAFGDSPGSGDSRRVAEKSGLMEVASRYGVDFVDFNEEIHVELNNPLMYKFWNIARAAYEADVVITLPKLKTHAMMYYTGAVKNQFGCIPGSQKASWHTKLPDAVNFSKMLLDLNSVVKTSFAILDGIIAMEGNGPRNGTPKQMDTIIMGKSLTAVDSTAVRLIGYEDVLTIPVLKVAYDTKWGAVIPEEIEVLGETIQDMKCKTFKLSRNAKVINFISPSLNNFVASLTAPNPVVIEEKCIGCKKCDEVCPERTKVISFVVRNNKTIPKWNYKNCIRCFCCQELCPQGAIEIKYKPLSRMIGLK; encoded by the coding sequence ATGGAAAAGGTTGCGCTATTAAAATGTACAGATTACAATGTGGATAATATTGAAAAAAAGCTTAGAGAAGGTTTTGAACTTTTGGGCGGTACTCCTTTTTTAAGAACCCTAATACCAGAAAATAGTAGGGTGTTATTAAAGCCTAATTTCCTAAGTGTAGTTGACAAAGGCTCTCCTGTTATAACACATTATGCAATATTTGAAGCTATTGTTAGGATAGTTAAGGAATATAGTAACAATATAGCATTTGGTGACTCTCCAGGTTCCGGTGATAGTAGAAGAGTTGCTGAGAAATCCGGACTAATGGAGGTTGCCAGCAGATATGGAGTCGATTTTGTTGATTTTAATGAGGAAATACATGTGGAACTTAATAATCCGTTAATGTATAAGTTCTGGAATATTGCAAGGGCAGCTTATGAGGCAGATGTGGTTATAACTCTACCTAAACTTAAAACTCATGCTATGATGTATTATACAGGAGCAGTTAAAAATCAATTTGGATGTATTCCTGGTTCTCAAAAGGCATCATGGCACACAAAACTGCCGGATGCAGTTAATTTTAGTAAAATGTTATTGGACTTAAATTCTGTGGTGAAAACTAGCTTCGCGATTCTTGATGGAATAATTGCCATGGAAGGAAATGGGCCTAGGAATGGAACACCAAAACAAATGGACACTATAATCATGGGGAAATCCCTTACCGCAGTTGATTCCACAGCTGTAAGGTTAATTGGCTATGAGGATGTGTTAACTATTCCCGTTCTAAAGGTAGCTTATGATACAAAGTGGGGGGCTGTAATTCCTGAAGAAATAGAGGTGCTTGGTGAAACAATTCAAGATATGAAATGTAAAACCTTTAAGCTCTCCCGAAACGCCAAGGTAATTAATTTTATAAGTCCTTCATTAAATAATTTTGTGGCTTCATTGACGGCACCTAATCCAGTTGTGATAGAGGAAAAATGCATAGGTTGTAAGAAATGTGATGAGGTATGTCCAGAAAGAACTAAAGTAATATCTTTTGTAGTTCGTAATAATAAAACAATACCAAAATGGAATTATAAAAATTGTATACGCTGTTTTTGCTGTCAGGAACTTTGTCCTCAGGGAGCAATAGAAATAAAGTACAAGCCATTAAGCAGAATGATAGGCTTAAAATAG
- a CDS encoding YopX family protein, translated as MKQLKFKAWDNYRQKMHKLQGMTFDAKTSVPTALKLPGVPWRPVEEYELLQWVYLSDKNGVDVYEGDYIKISSTVYKVVWNDTISNFQLEELEGTLSRSIIDISLGNIVGNKFENADL; from the coding sequence TTGAAACAATTAAAATTTAAAGCTTGGGATAATTATAGACAGAAAATGCATAAATTACAAGGCATGACTTTTGATGCAAAAACCTCCGTTCCTACTGCACTGAAACTTCCTGGGGTGCCTTGGAGACCAGTTGAAGAATATGAATTACTTCAATGGGTATATTTATCTGATAAAAATGGAGTAGATGTATATGAAGGCGATTATATCAAAATTTCATCTACTGTTTACAAGGTGGTTTGGAATGATACTATATCAAATTTTCAGCTTGAGGAGCTAGAAGGCACTTTAAGTCGTAGTATTATTGATATCTCCTTGGGAAATATTGTGGGCAATAAATTTGAAAATGCAGATTTATAG
- a CDS encoding aspartyl-phosphate phosphatase Spo0E family protein, whose amino-acid sequence MEIITIQKGIILVGNVILATEKLREELEALISLKGLNHEDVLKLSQRLDKYILMHYSEKY is encoded by the coding sequence ATGGAAATTATAACAATTCAGAAAGGAATAATATTAGTGGGTAATGTGATACTTGCCACAGAAAAACTTAGAGAAGAATTAGAGGCCCTTATCTCTTTAAAAGGCTTAAATCATGAGGACGTATTAAAATTGAGTCAAAGATTAGATAAATATATATTAATGCATTATTCGGAAAAATATTAG
- a CDS encoding DUF6106 family protein has product MDHFYEQLITTSKTGIYKTVNGAMYVFAIVGLASFTTNLILVVILLAMAVACFFYKQKLFVEFEYQFTNGEIDIEKIIEMKKRSKVVAFNIKEVGLIAPEGSDAVKDFYNKPNTIVKCYPDTSKKKVYVAMVTEGNNKMQLMFVPDEKFLDLCYKINPRAVKKE; this is encoded by the coding sequence ATGGACCATTTTTATGAACAACTAATAACTACATCTAAAACAGGCATTTATAAAACCGTAAATGGAGCAATGTATGTATTTGCTATTGTGGGCCTGGCATCTTTTACGACAAACTTAATTTTGGTGGTAATTTTACTTGCAATGGCTGTAGCATGCTTTTTTTACAAGCAAAAGTTATTTGTAGAGTTTGAGTATCAATTTACAAATGGAGAAATTGATATAGAGAAGATAATAGAAATGAAAAAAAGAAGTAAAGTAGTTGCTTTTAATATAAAAGAGGTGGGACTTATAGCACCAGAGGGTAGTGATGCTGTTAAAGATTTTTATAACAAACCTAATACTATAGTAAAGTGCTATCCCGATACATCAAAGAAAAAAGTATATGTTGCAATGGTTACAGAGGGAAACAATAAAATGCAATTGATGTTTGTACCAGATGAGAAGTTTTTAGATCTCTGTTATAAAATTAATCCAAGGGCAGTAAAAAAAGAGTAG
- a CDS encoding NADH-dependent flavin oxidoreductase — MKIEKLLQPRTLASSINVKNPIVMAPMTTFSGNLDGTVSEAELSYYKARSKGVGIVITATTYVSQSGKGFPGQFAAYDNSFLPGLKRLAQTIKGEGALAILQMFHGGRMAIPAEIPDGQTISASAVAPVRPGAMTPREMTEAEIQDTIKAFGETAKLAIDAGFDGVEIHGANTYLLQQFVSPHSNRRQDEWGGSVEKRMNFPLAVIAEVKKVVKEKAGDNFIIGYRFSPEETENPGITLEDTLLFIDVLANQGLSYLHSSIMDFWQSSIRNTANTSPIICKILDKIHGRVPFIGVGSIHTPEDAMKALNSGATFVALGREIIMEPDWVSKVQSGKPLEIRTTLSKTLGRSLDIPEPLWNAIMNTPGWFPLTE; from the coding sequence TTGAAAATTGAAAAATTACTTCAACCTAGAACCTTAGCTTCATCAATAAATGTAAAAAACCCTATAGTTATGGCACCTATGACAACTTTTTCGGGAAACCTAGACGGAACTGTATCTGAGGCAGAACTCAGTTATTATAAAGCCAGATCAAAGGGTGTAGGGATAGTTATTACTGCAACAACATATGTAAGCCAATCTGGAAAGGGTTTTCCTGGACAATTTGCGGCCTATGATAATAGCTTTTTACCTGGTCTTAAAAGATTAGCCCAAACAATAAAAGGTGAGGGTGCCTTGGCAATTCTGCAAATGTTTCACGGAGGTAGAATGGCAATTCCTGCTGAAATACCAGATGGACAAACTATTAGTGCCAGCGCTGTAGCACCAGTCAGACCAGGAGCAATGACACCTAGAGAAATGACAGAGGCAGAAATTCAAGATACCATTAAGGCCTTTGGTGAAACCGCAAAATTAGCAATAGATGCAGGTTTTGATGGTGTAGAAATTCATGGTGCTAACACATATTTGTTACAACAATTTGTTTCTCCACACTCCAACCGCAGACAAGATGAATGGGGTGGAAGCGTAGAAAAACGAATGAATTTCCCATTGGCTGTTATAGCAGAAGTTAAAAAAGTAGTAAAAGAAAAAGCGGGAGATAATTTTATAATAGGTTATCGTTTTTCACCTGAGGAAACCGAGAATCCAGGCATAACTTTAGAAGATACCCTTTTATTTATAGATGTATTAGCAAATCAAGGGCTAAGTTACTTGCATAGTTCTATAATGGATTTTTGGCAAAGTTCAATTAGAAATACTGCGAATACAAGCCCTATTATTTGCAAAATACTAGATAAAATTCATGGTAGGGTTCCTTTCATCGGTGTGGGATCTATCCATACACCTGAGGATGCTATGAAGGCATTGAACAGCGGTGCTACCTTTGTAGCCCTTGGTAGGGAAATAATAATGGAACCAGACTGGGTAAGCAAGGTTCAAAGTGGAAAACCCTTAGAAATACGTACTACTTTGAGTAAAACTCTTGGAAGATCTTTAGATATACCAGAACCTCTTTGGAATGCAATTATGAATACACCAGGTTGGTTCCCACTTACAGAATAA
- a CDS encoding tocopherol cyclase family protein — MLKNIINPDLYHGKNRKSNFFEGWYFKLVDKNMNNVISTIPGIYLGKSTENSHSFIQILQGNKASYSYKKFTKDKFISKSNIELNISVANSNFSLKEISLNINDSTDNITGLISFKNLLKWPDSLINPGSMGYYNFIPSMQCYSQVSVMDMDLEGSLCINGSEIDFSGGKGYIEKNWGSAFPYSWTWVQCNSFKNRKASLSCSIGHIPFMITSFRGFLIGLFVDDKFYKFTTINKSTLTIVQNSLDVIITTENKKFKLLIETKTDKSNFMLCMGPRDDKMVPLVEENLKASVKVTLIDKTISKIIFCENGLCCGIEYGGDQRMILSE; from the coding sequence ATGCTTAAGAATATAATAAATCCAGATCTTTATCATGGAAAAAATAGAAAAAGTAACTTTTTTGAAGGTTGGTACTTTAAATTAGTAGATAAAAACATGAATAATGTGATTTCCACAATACCTGGAATTTACCTTGGTAAATCCACGGAAAACTCCCACTCTTTTATACAGATATTACAAGGTAATAAGGCGAGTTATAGTTATAAAAAATTTACCAAAGATAAATTTATTTCTAAAAGTAATATTGAACTTAATATAAGTGTTGCAAATAGCAACTTTTCTTTAAAGGAAATTTCTTTAAATATAAATGATTCTACTGATAATATAACTGGTTTAATTTCTTTTAAAAACCTCTTGAAATGGCCAGACTCATTAATAAATCCAGGAAGCATGGGCTATTATAATTTTATACCTTCAATGCAATGCTATAGTCAAGTATCAGTTATGGACATGGACCTTGAAGGATCATTATGCATCAACGGCTCTGAAATAGATTTTAGTGGTGGAAAAGGGTATATCGAAAAAAATTGGGGTTCTGCTTTTCCTTATTCTTGGACTTGGGTACAGTGCAATAGTTTCAAAAATAGAAAAGCCTCTCTTAGTTGCTCTATAGGCCATATCCCTTTTATGATTACAAGCTTTAGAGGTTTTTTAATTGGGTTATTCGTTGATGATAAATTTTATAAATTTACAACAATAAATAAAAGTACATTAACCATTGTTCAAAACTCTTTAGATGTTATAATAACCACTGAAAATAAAAAATTCAAACTATTAATTGAAACAAAAACAGATAAAAGTAATTTCATGCTCTGTATGGGACCTAGAGACGACAAAATGGTTCCACTAGTTGAGGAAAATTTAAAAGCCTCAGTAAAAGTTACTCTTATAGATAAAACAATTTCTAAAATCATATTTTGTGAAAATGGTTTATGTTGTGGCATAGAATATGGTGGAGATCAGAGAATGATATTAAGTGAATAG
- a CDS encoding sigma-70 family RNA polymerase sigma factor, producing the protein MAIQKQQFANYIKQYERLIITICLSFTKNYFDAEDLAQQTFLSAYTNFAKFDGVNFKAWLTTIATNKCKDFLKSPARVINSVLPEDFEKLVDTGDSPEDVLLKKHSKEKIYILCDKLKEPYRAVAVNYFCEDIKLSDMAKDTGQSLKTLQTHLYRSKKLLKTLWKEESM; encoded by the coding sequence ATGGCTATTCAAAAACAGCAGTTTGCAAACTATATAAAACAGTATGAACGATTAATCATTACTATTTGCTTATCCTTTACAAAAAATTACTTTGATGCAGAAGATTTAGCACAACAAACTTTTTTGTCAGCCTATACAAATTTCGCTAAATTTGATGGGGTAAATTTTAAGGCCTGGCTTACAACAATTGCCACAAATAAATGTAAAGATTTTCTTAAGAGTCCTGCAAGGGTAATTAATAGCGTATTACCGGAAGATTTTGAAAAGCTAGTGGACACGGGAGATTCGCCTGAGGATGTACTTCTAAAAAAACATAGTAAGGAAAAAATATATATTTTATGTGACAAACTAAAAGAACCTTATAGGGCAGTGGCCGTAAACTATTTTTGCGAAGACATTAAACTATCCGACATGGCAAAAGATACAGGACAAAGCTTGAAAACATTACAAACCCATCTTTATAGGTCTAAAAAACTGTTAAAAACACTATGGAAGGAGGAGTCAATGTGA
- a CDS encoding LiaF transmembrane domain-containing protein: protein MIKGRRVGTFTTGIVLVMFGIMFLLKLIYPGINYLLIASLWPLVLIILGIEIIVAYLTNKEEIMKYDFYAIILIIIVSVFAMGMGCMEYVITHMSQFRTVF from the coding sequence ATGATTAAGGGGCGTCGCGTTGGAACATTTACCACGGGAATAGTTTTAGTTATGTTTGGAATAATGTTTTTACTAAAGTTAATATATCCAGGAATTAATTACTTATTAATAGCATCGCTTTGGCCACTAGTTTTAATTATACTGGGCATTGAAATTATTGTAGCATATTTAACAAATAAAGAAGAAATAATGAAATACGATTTCTACGCTATAATTCTCATAATAATAGTATCCGTCTTCGCAATGGGCATGGGATGTATGGAGTATGTAATTACTCATATGTCACAGTTTAGAACTGTATTTTAA
- a CDS encoding PAS domain S-box protein, whose protein sequence is MNRDKSLEIENLRNKERVQHKHTNCNDFFKINHTIMIVIDPETGVIIDANDAACSFYQYDYEHIIKLKISDINVLSIEELAMQIQLATKEQRNHFYFKHRLSNGETRDVEVHSGPIIQKSRKLLYSVIRDITDSKKAEEEMIKKNNELEEKNSANMKKLEQVNAILEKEIAEGKRTMEQLKANEERLTFALEGSGDGVWDWNARTNEMIYSKGWKKMLGYEESDIQNLFSEWDKLLHPDDKESAHLNLNMYLEGLVPVYESEYRLRAKDESYIWILSKGKIISCTKDGKPLRVTGTHSDINSRKLMEQELREAKERFSNVLEYSKDASYRRNVVTDKYDYMSPVIERLTGYTLEEMMIMNEDSVFEKIHQDDLQDVVQCIKESTKNSGSDAIEYRFLCKDGEYRWFLDRFTSVVGKLSQPSFRYGVFQDITFQKNAKEELKKAKEIAEKASINKSEFIANMSHELRTPLNVTLAGVQLFELYLKNGSYLDKEKSSRHLKAMKRNCMRLLRLVNNLIDSTKIDAGFYEPHFSNQDIVSLINRISLSVSDYAKHKDINLLFHTDVDEMSIICDVDMVERIMLNIISNAIKFTADSVIINIHKGMDTVIISVKDNGIGIEKENQDIIFERYKQVSKLFTRENEGSGIGLSLTKSLIEMHGGNISVESEYGKGSEFIIELPVKQCAHEECIVYNVNETENKDKFIEKMNVEFSDIYE, encoded by the coding sequence ATGAATAGAGACAAGTCTTTAGAAATAGAAAACCTTAGAAATAAGGAGCGAGTTCAACATAAGCATACTAACTGCAATGATTTTTTTAAAATTAATCACACAATAATGATTGTTATAGATCCGGAAACTGGAGTAATAATAGATGCTAATGATGCTGCGTGCTCTTTTTATCAATATGATTATGAGCATATCATTAAATTGAAAATCAGTGACATTAATGTACTTTCAATTGAAGAACTTGCTATGCAAATCCAACTTGCCACTAAAGAGCAGAGAAATCACTTTTATTTTAAACACCGATTATCAAATGGTGAAACCAGGGATGTAGAAGTCCACAGTGGACCAATAATTCAGAAGAGTAGGAAACTATTATACTCAGTTATCCGTGATATAACTGATAGCAAGAAAGCCGAAGAAGAAATGATAAAAAAAAACAATGAACTGGAAGAGAAGAATAGTGCTAATATGAAGAAATTGGAACAAGTCAATGCCATCCTTGAAAAAGAGATAGCTGAAGGTAAGAGAACTATGGAACAGCTAAAAGCAAACGAAGAACGACTGACCTTTGCTCTTGAGGGTAGCGGAGATGGTGTTTGGGATTGGAATGCAAGAACCAATGAAATGATTTATTCAAAAGGATGGAAGAAAATGCTTGGGTATGAAGAGTCTGATATTCAAAATTTATTTAGCGAATGGGACAAGTTACTTCATCCTGATGATAAGGAGTCTGCTCATTTAAATTTAAACATGTATTTAGAAGGACTAGTTCCGGTATACGAGAGTGAATATAGACTCCGTGCAAAAGATGAATCCTATATATGGATACTTAGTAAAGGTAAAATTATAAGTTGTACTAAAGACGGAAAGCCATTAAGAGTAACAGGTACACATTCTGATATTAATTCTCGCAAACTAATGGAACAGGAATTAAGAGAAGCCAAGGAACGGTTTTCAAATGTTCTTGAGTATTCCAAGGATGCATCTTATAGAAGAAATGTTGTAACAGATAAATATGATTATATGAGTCCAGTTATTGAAAGATTAACGGGTTATACTCTTGAGGAAATGATGATAATGAACGAGGATTCTGTTTTTGAAAAAATTCATCAAGATGATTTGCAGGATGTAGTTCAGTGTATAAAAGAATCAACAAAGAACTCTGGATCAGATGCAATAGAGTATCGTTTTTTATGCAAAGATGGTGAGTATCGCTGGTTTCTTGACAGGTTTACATCAGTAGTGGGAAAATTATCACAACCTTCATTCCGTTATGGGGTTTTTCAAGATATTACTTTTCAGAAAAATGCTAAAGAAGAGTTAAAAAAAGCAAAAGAAATTGCTGAAAAAGCTAGTATTAACAAAAGTGAATTTATTGCTAATATGTCACATGAACTTAGGACTCCACTTAATGTTACCCTTGCAGGGGTTCAGCTCTTTGAGCTATATCTTAAAAATGGCTCTTACTTAGATAAAGAAAAAAGTTCAAGGCACCTAAAAGCTATGAAACGGAATTGCATGCGCCTATTAAGGTTGGTAAATAATTTAATTGATTCAACTAAAATTGATGCTGGATTTTATGAACCACATTTTAGCAATCAAGATATTGTAAGTCTTATTAATAGAATTTCATTGTCGGTATCAGATTATGCAAAACATAAGGATATCAACTTGTTATTCCATACAGATGTTGACGAAATGTCCATAATATGTGATGTGGATATGGTTGAGAGGATAATGCTTAACATCATCTCTAATGCTATAAAATTTACTGCAGATTCTGTCATTATAAATATTCACAAGGGAATGGACACGGTTATTATTTCGGTTAAAGATAATGGCATTGGAATTGAAAAAGAGAATCAGGATATTATATTTGAGAGGTATAAACAAGTTTCAAAACTATTTACAAGGGAGAATGAAGGTAGTGGTATTGGATTATCGCTAACAAAATCTCTTATTGAAATGCATGGTGGAAATATTAGCGTGGAAAGTGAATATGGAAAGGGCTCAGAATTTATTATTGAACTTCCAGTTAAACAGTGTGCACATGAGGAATGCATAGTATATAATGTTAATGAAACTGAGAATAAAGACAAATTTATTGAAAAGATGAATGTGGAATTTTCGGATATTTATGAATAA
- a CDS encoding MarR family winged helix-turn-helix transcriptional regulator, producing MFDIESCVCFINSKTSKKMASMFNERLIPLGVTRVQWIAMYYLLKHGDLSQKELGEKMDIKESTVARLLDRMEEEGLIIRTLAKEDRRVKYIKLTPSGRERMGELLPEGQKMSELFSRGITEDEIQVFKRVLEKFMENIS from the coding sequence ATGTTTGATATTGAATCATGTGTGTGTTTTATAAATAGCAAGACATCTAAAAAAATGGCAAGTATGTTTAATGAAAGACTAATTCCACTTGGTGTTACCAGAGTTCAGTGGATAGCTATGTATTATTTATTAAAACATGGAGACCTAAGCCAAAAGGAATTAGGAGAAAAGATGGATATAAAAGAGTCTACTGTAGCTAGGCTTTTAGATAGAATGGAAGAAGAAGGTTTAATTATAAGAACTCTTGCAAAGGAAGATAGAAGGGTTAAATATATTAAACTTACCCCAAGTGGTAGAGAGAGAATGGGGGAGCTTTTACCTGAGGGACAGAAAATGAGTGAGCTTTTTTCAAGGGGTATTACGGAGGATGAAATACAAGTATTTAAAAGAGTACTGGAAAAATTCATGGAAAATATCAGTTAA
- a CDS encoding carboxymuconolactone decarboxylase family protein: MAKNVREMLNDFMGGLQALGETNGEHVGAFMNLLGTTYKPGALDTKTKELISVGIGAYNRCEYCIVFHVYKAFEAGATSEEIMEAAMVSVAFGGGPSMAYSVTLLKDSIEEFKNDFNK, from the coding sequence ATGGCTAAAAATGTTAGAGAAATGTTAAATGATTTTATGGGTGGATTACAGGCATTAGGTGAAACTAACGGTGAACATGTAGGTGCATTTATGAACTTACTTGGTACAACATATAAACCAGGTGCGTTAGATACAAAGACAAAGGAATTGATCAGTGTAGGTATTGGAGCATACAATCGTTGTGAATACTGCATAGTATTCCATGTTTATAAAGCATTTGAGGCAGGTGCTACTTCAGAAGAAATAATGGAAGCAGCTATGGTTTCTGTTGCCTTTGGTGGTGGACCTTCAATGGCTTATAGTGTAACCTTACTTAAGGATTCTATTGAAGAATTCAAAAATGATTTTAATAAATAA